Proteins encoded by one window of Candidatus Bathyarchaeota archaeon:
- a CDS encoding glutamate--tRNA ligase, producing the protein MSSQDIREIVRKIAIANAIAHKGKAQSGPVLGRLLAERNELKSRIDEIRKIVEDVVQEVNMIPVEEQIEIAKKNWPEILSRSKIEEKKVLPPLPNIEKYSQIVTRFAPNPDCVLHLGSARAIILSHEYARLYNGRFILRFEDTDPRLKRSSLEFFDLIRNDLEWLGCRWDEEYIQSDRMEIYYQYAEKLLRDGNAYVCTCKREDFRRKVMKREACPCRDLTPEENMVRWKRMIDGGYEEGEAVMRIKTDLEHPNPAVRDWPAFRVISPKKYPHPRLGAKYYVWPLFAFANGVDDHLNGVTHIIRGKEHLTNQMRQEYLYRYLGWKYPEAIHYGRLKIVGASLSKFKILRGVQDGTYTGWDDPRLATFMSLRRRGITPEAIKRLIIEIGPRPVDITLSWENLYAINRKIVDPIADRYFFVDDPVRLVINEVHKEFVARIPLHPDKPERGNRVLRVEPDGGKAEIYVSSRDMGLLNVGKIVRLMELFNVRVQSVGSREITGGFVSESYEDARRVGAPLIHWLPPRDTISCHVVMPDASIRKGLAEGNLRGVSVGQIIQFERFGFVRVDKTGEPTIVFFAHR; encoded by the coding sequence TTGTCATCTCAGGATATTAGGGAAATTGTTAGGAAGATCGCCATAGCAAATGCGATCGCTCATAAGGGTAAAGCCCAGAGTGGCCCTGTTCTTGGAAGACTGCTCGCGGAAAGGAATGAGTTGAAGTCGAGGATAGATGAGATCCGCAAGATAGTTGAGGATGTGGTCCAAGAAGTGAACATGATTCCTGTGGAAGAGCAGATTGAGATTGCGAAGAAAAATTGGCCGGAAATCCTTTCAAGAAGCAAGATTGAGGAGAAGAAGGTACTTCCACCCTTGCCTAACATTGAGAAGTATTCGCAGATTGTAACAAGGTTTGCTCCAAACCCGGACTGCGTTCTACATCTCGGATCTGCCAGGGCGATAATTCTCAGTCATGAATATGCTAGGCTGTACAATGGTCGTTTCATACTTAGGTTCGAAGATACTGATCCGAGATTAAAACGTTCGTCGCTAGAATTCTTTGATCTGATAAGGAATGATTTGGAATGGCTTGGTTGCAGGTGGGATGAGGAGTATATCCAGAGCGATAGAATGGAAATCTACTACCAGTATGCTGAGAAGCTGCTAAGAGATGGAAACGCGTATGTTTGCACTTGCAAGCGAGAGGATTTCCGAAGGAAGGTTATGAAAAGGGAGGCCTGCCCCTGTCGAGACTTAACTCCGGAGGAAAACATGGTCCGGTGGAAAAGGATGATTGATGGAGGATATGAGGAAGGGGAGGCGGTTATGAGGATCAAGACGGATCTCGAGCATCCTAATCCAGCGGTTCGCGACTGGCCTGCTTTCCGTGTGATATCGCCGAAAAAGTATCCTCATCCTAGACTGGGTGCAAAATATTATGTGTGGCCGCTCTTTGCCTTTGCGAATGGTGTTGATGATCACCTAAACGGTGTCACCCACATCATCAGGGGAAAGGAGCATCTTACCAATCAGATGAGGCAGGAGTATCTGTATCGATACTTAGGATGGAAGTATCCGGAGGCAATTCATTATGGGAGACTAAAGATTGTTGGCGCCTCTTTAAGTAAATTTAAAATCCTGAGGGGCGTTCAGGATGGAACATATACGGGGTGGGATGATCCGCGCCTTGCAACTTTCATGTCGCTTAGGAGGCGTGGCATAACGCCTGAAGCGATTAAGCGCCTCATCATAGAGATTGGCCCCAGACCCGTGGATATAACACTTAGCTGGGAGAATCTGTACGCCATCAATAGGAAGATTGTCGACCCAATTGCGGATAGATACTTCTTCGTAGATGATCCGGTAAGGCTCGTAATTAATGAGGTTCATAAGGAATTCGTAGCTAGAATCCCCCTTCATCCGGATAAACCTGAAAGGGGAAATCGTGTACTCAGGGTTGAGCCGGATGGGGGAAAGGCTGAGATTTATGTTTCAAGCCGCGACATGGGACTTTTGAATGTTGGAAAAATTGTTAGGCTGATGGAGCTATTCAATGTGAGGGTTCAGAGTGTTGGTAGTAGAGAAATCACCGGAGGGTTCGTAAGCGAATCTTATGAGGATGCTAGGAGGGTTGGGGCGCCTCTAATTCACTGGTTGCCGCCTAGGGATACAATTTCATGCCACGTCGTGATGCCAGACGCATCAATTAGAAAGGGGCTGGCTGAAGGGAACCTACGTGGGGTCTCAGTTGGCCAGATCATCCAGTTTGAGCGTTTCGGCTTCGTCAGAGTTGACAAGACAGGTGAACCGACAATAGTGTTTTTTGCTCATAGATAA
- a CDS encoding Kae1-associated kinase Bud32, whose product MKMLLKKGAEASLYIEEWYGREVVIKKRLPKAYRIAELDRQIREYRTKHEPMIMHRAKEAGVPTPIIFLVEPEEATIVMEHVEGEQVKNVLDRLPREQKINICVRIGELIGKLHRAGIVHGDLTTSNLILTPQGRIVFVDFGLSEQTSELEPRGVDLHLMKRAFASTHYRYADECFKAVISGYMKVMGEEETEKVMRKIMEIEKRGRYVAER is encoded by the coding sequence ATGAAGATGTTGCTTAAGAAGGGTGCGGAGGCAAGCCTCTACATCGAAGAATGGTATGGTAGGGAAGTAGTAATCAAGAAGAGGCTTCCAAAAGCGTATAGGATAGCTGAGCTTGATAGGCAGATTCGGGAGTATAGAACGAAGCATGAGCCTATGATCATGCATAGGGCTAAGGAGGCTGGTGTTCCGACACCCATCATATTCCTAGTTGAACCTGAGGAGGCGACTATAGTGATGGAGCATGTTGAGGGTGAACAGGTTAAAAATGTTCTTGATAGGCTACCCAGGGAGCAGAAGATAAATATATGCGTCAGAATCGGGGAATTGATCGGTAAACTACATAGGGCCGGAATAGTGCACGGTGACCTAACAACTTCAAATCTAATTTTGACGCCGCAGGGCAGAATAGTCTTCGTCGACTTTGGTCTAAGCGAGCAGACGAGTGAGTTGGAGCCTAGGGGCGTAGATCTGCATCTCATGAAGAGGGCTTTTGCCAGCACGCATTACAGGTATGCGGACGAATGCTTCAAGGCGGTTATAAGCGGGTACATGAAGGTTATGGGAGAGGAAGAGACCGAGAAAGTGATGAGGAAGATTATGGAGATAGAGAAGAGGGGGAGATACGTGGCGGAGAGATGA
- a CDS encoding 30S ribosomal protein S15 yields the protein MPKKEKGKTHSTRPLSRRSPAWLKYTSEEVEALVVKLAREGNSPSKIGVILRDQYGIPLVKAATGESITDILKKHGIAPSIPEDLESLLRKAARLRAHVEKHKADKYNKRAILIVESKIHNLSEYYKRKGVLPPDWKYTPLVLTTR from the coding sequence GTGCCCAAGAAGGAGAAGGGGAAGACTCATTCCACTCGACCGCTTAGCAGACGGAGCCCCGCCTGGCTAAAATACACCTCTGAAGAGGTGGAGGCGCTAGTTGTCAAATTGGCCAGGGAGGGCAATTCCCCAAGCAAGATAGGCGTGATACTGAGGGATCAATACGGTATACCGCTCGTTAAGGCTGCCACAGGAGAGAGCATAACAGATATACTGAAGAAGCATGGGATCGCACCCTCTATTCCAGAGGATCTCGAATCTCTCCTCAGGAAAGCGGCCCGACTACGCGCTCACGTCGAGAAACATAAGGCCGACAAGTATAATAAGAGGGCCATCCTCATCGTCGAGTCTAAAATCCACAACCTATCAGAATACTATAAACGGAAAGGCGTATTACCACCGGATTGGAAGTACACGCCGCTGGTGCTCACAACGAGGTAG
- a CDS encoding polyprenyl synthetase family protein: MRTDDVEKILREKAEIIDRCIEKFVPREMTEAYVLSMIRPLRGDLDLVALNETISKPFWEFLDRGGKRWRATLFLMVCEALGVRSDDFLDLAVIPEIIHNGTLIADDIEDSSSFRRGKPCTYKIFGLDVAINLSNFMYFIPLLALREYEKKLSNEKIKKLYEIYVQEMVNLSLGQAIDIAWHRDLTPKFKVSERHYMQTCAFKTGTLARMAAKMAAVIAGVGDEVVEKIGRFAESIGIAFQIQDDLLDLTGQRFAEGKGGLGMDITEGKLSLIMIHTLEVAEDGDRKELEWILRMHTEDEREKRRAISIINKYGSIEYARKVAARIVEESWSMVDGFLPQSPAKEMLKALAHYLIERQV; the protein is encoded by the coding sequence ATGAGAACAGATGATGTGGAGAAGATACTCAGGGAGAAAGCAGAGATTATAGATAGGTGTATTGAAAAGTTTGTGCCAAGAGAGATGACCGAAGCATATGTGCTTTCGATGATTAGGCCGCTTAGAGGCGACCTCGACCTCGTCGCCTTGAATGAAACGATATCCAAACCCTTCTGGGAGTTTCTTGATAGGGGAGGAAAACGTTGGAGAGCCACACTCTTCCTTATGGTGTGCGAAGCCTTAGGGGTCAGATCAGATGATTTCCTAGATCTGGCGGTCATCCCTGAGATAATTCATAATGGCACATTAATAGCGGATGATATAGAAGATTCGTCAAGTTTTAGGAGAGGCAAACCGTGCACTTATAAGATATTTGGATTAGACGTAGCCATAAACCTCTCAAACTTCATGTATTTTATCCCATTACTGGCGCTTAGGGAATATGAAAAGAAACTTTCCAATGAGAAGATTAAGAAGCTCTATGAGATCTACGTTCAGGAGATGGTTAACCTTAGCCTTGGGCAGGCGATAGACATAGCGTGGCATAGAGATCTGACCCCCAAGTTCAAAGTTTCTGAGAGGCATTACATGCAGACCTGTGCCTTCAAGACTGGAACGTTAGCAAGGATGGCGGCGAAGATGGCGGCCGTGATCGCTGGTGTTGGTGACGAGGTTGTTGAGAAGATTGGACGATTTGCAGAGTCTATTGGTATAGCATTCCAGATCCAAGATGACCTGCTAGACCTTACTGGACAAAGATTCGCCGAGGGGAAAGGTGGGTTGGGGATGGACATAACAGAGGGGAAGCTAAGCCTAATCATGATACATACTTTAGAGGTAGCGGAGGATGGTGATCGGAAAGAGCTTGAATGGATACTCAGGATGCATACAGAGGATGAACGCGAGAAGAGGAGGGCGATCTCGATAATCAATAAGTATGGGTCGATTGAATACGCCCGGAAAGTAGCGGCAAGGATCGTAGAGGAAAGCTGGAGTATGGTGGATGGGTTCCTCCCCCAATCGCCGGCTAAAGAGATGTTGAAAGCCTTAGCCCATTACCTAATTGAGAGGCAAGTGTGA
- a CDS encoding isopentenyl phosphate kinase translates to MKSNLIVLKLGGSVLTFKEKPMSPNFESIRRLSNELARALSMGSKKIILIHGGGSFGHPIACHYKIAEGFIENDQLFGFAETHAAMLSLNRLILQGLLDSGVPALGMAPSSFIMTKKGRIHLFNYRPLLKALEMRLTPVLYGDAVLDVHQGFSILSGDQIAAHIAVKFGAEKMIMGVDVDGLYDSDPKLNSAAQLIIHATVKDLKRMCKTSVRGSSLDVTGGMMGKIRELIEPANRGVQILIVNASKQGNIEKALKGEEVIGTKITT, encoded by the coding sequence TTGAAGAGTAATCTCATAGTGTTGAAGCTCGGCGGATCCGTCTTAACCTTCAAGGAGAAACCTATGTCTCCTAACTTCGAATCAATCCGAAGACTGTCTAACGAGTTAGCTCGGGCCCTAAGCATGGGGTCAAAGAAGATAATCCTCATCCATGGCGGGGGAAGCTTCGGCCATCCGATTGCATGCCACTATAAAATTGCTGAGGGCTTCATCGAGAATGATCAGTTGTTCGGTTTCGCCGAGACACATGCGGCTATGCTCTCACTTAACCGTCTAATCTTGCAGGGTCTTCTCGATTCCGGTGTTCCCGCTTTAGGCATGGCGCCCTCCTCATTCATCATGACTAAGAAGGGTCGAATTCACCTATTCAATTATAGACCCCTGCTTAAGGCGCTTGAGATGCGTTTGACTCCGGTTCTTTACGGTGACGCCGTACTTGATGTCCATCAGGGATTCTCGATACTTTCAGGCGATCAGATAGCGGCGCACATAGCCGTCAAATTTGGAGCTGAGAAGATGATAATGGGCGTAGATGTGGATGGACTGTATGATTCTGACCCTAAGTTGAACTCTGCGGCTCAACTAATAATACATGCCACGGTTAAAGACCTTAAACGCATGTGCAAAACATCAGTTAGGGGGAGTTCTTTAGACGTGACCGGTGGGATGATGGGTAAAATACGTGAGCTTATTGAACCGGCGAACCGTGGTGTCCAGATCTTAATAGTTAACGCTTCGAAGCAAGGTAATATTGAGAAGGCATTGAAGGGGGAGGAAGTTATTGGAACAAAGATCACGACGTAG
- a CDS encoding XTP/dITP diphosphatase → MGCGGLASNVFPFGKLVFMVTSNINKFNEARKVLREFGVSLAMLRIKAVEIQEDDIEKIAIRSALEASEQLHLPIIVEDAGLFINALNGFPGPYSNYVYRTIGVRGVLKLLEGQDDRRAFFKSVVAFCNGRGGVKCFQGVAEGRIVLQPRGDSGFGFDPIFEPDNSIGKTFGEMPIDEKNLFSHRAQALRKFAVWYKSEGGI, encoded by the coding sequence ATGGGGTGTGGTGGCTTAGCATCAAATGTTTTCCCGTTTGGAAAATTAGTATTCATGGTTACTTCGAACATAAACAAGTTTAATGAGGCACGTAAAGTTCTTAGAGAGTTCGGAGTATCATTAGCCATGCTCAGGATCAAAGCAGTGGAAATTCAAGAAGACGACATTGAGAAGATAGCTATTCGAAGCGCCTTGGAGGCATCAGAGCAATTGCACTTGCCCATAATTGTGGAGGATGCTGGCCTATTCATAAATGCGTTGAACGGCTTTCCAGGCCCGTATTCCAACTACGTCTATAGAACAATAGGGGTAAGAGGGGTTCTAAAGCTCTTAGAGGGCCAAGATGATCGTAGGGCCTTCTTTAAGTCAGTTGTCGCCTTCTGCAATGGAAGAGGAGGCGTCAAGTGTTTCCAAGGTGTTGCCGAAGGAAGAATAGTGTTGCAGCCCCGTGGAGATTCGGGTTTTGGATTCGACCCAATATTTGAACCGGATAACTCAATCGGTAAAACGTTTGGAGAGATGCCTATCGATGAGAAGAACCTCTTCTCTCACCGCGCTCAAGCATTACGAAAATTCGCGGTATGGTACAAATCTGAGGGCGGCATATGA
- a CDS encoding DHH family phosphoesterase, producing the protein MAFNKRTSDLMDRAKEAAERILEAANNGLGFLVISHRDADGISAAGIAGAFLSRLDAAFRIRIERWLDEKVLQQISLEKDSIIIMCDMGGGNLGLIKEKAEAKNIIIFDHHQPEDGRDDESILHINPTLCGIDGGKELSGAGTVYLASKAISENNVDLAHLAVIGALGDMQDKYEERRLGGVNEIIVEDAVKAGYLEEETDLLLFGRETRPIYKALALTTNPYIPGISGQEDRSIAFLTKLGIPLKRDEKWLALRDLSHEEKQRIFSGLCEYLLSKGYRSESATSLIGTAYVLKREEPWTPLRDAREYSMLLNAVGRTGRAGVGIAICLGDRNAALAEANVALEEYRQLISEHLKLLETNKERIEEMDSIYVIHGGQNINESLVSTISSILATNLPKSEKPLIAYSIVPEENIAKFSARTNEKMTEKGFNIGEIMRISAEKFSGIGGGHNIAAGAQVPIEHIKSFIAYVNDLVRASLMSLSESGSQN; encoded by the coding sequence ATGGCCTTTAACAAGAGAACCTCGGACCTAATGGATAGGGCGAAAGAGGCTGCCGAAAGGATTTTAGAGGCAGCGAACAACGGATTAGGTTTTCTCGTCATATCTCATCGAGATGCAGACGGCATATCTGCAGCCGGGATTGCCGGAGCTTTTTTATCTAGGCTGGATGCGGCATTTAGAATACGCATCGAGCGATGGCTTGACGAAAAGGTTCTACAACAAATTTCCTTGGAAAAGGATTCCATCATAATCATGTGTGACATGGGCGGGGGAAATCTGGGCTTAATAAAAGAAAAGGCTGAAGCGAAAAACATAATCATATTCGATCATCACCAACCTGAAGATGGTAGGGATGACGAAAGTATACTGCATATAAATCCAACACTTTGCGGGATAGACGGCGGAAAGGAATTAAGCGGAGCCGGAACAGTCTATCTTGCATCCAAGGCAATCTCGGAGAATAATGTTGACCTAGCCCATCTCGCCGTAATCGGAGCATTAGGCGATATGCAAGACAAGTATGAGGAGAGGAGGCTAGGCGGCGTTAACGAAATCATTGTTGAGGATGCGGTAAAAGCTGGCTACCTAGAAGAAGAGACCGATCTCCTACTATTCGGAAGGGAGACAAGACCCATATATAAAGCGCTAGCGTTGACAACCAACCCGTATATACCGGGTATAAGTGGACAGGAGGATAGATCCATAGCCTTTCTCACTAAGCTGGGAATTCCGCTCAAAAGGGACGAGAAGTGGCTGGCTTTAAGAGACCTTTCACATGAAGAGAAACAAAGAATCTTCTCTGGTTTATGCGAGTACCTCTTGTCGAAGGGTTACAGAAGCGAGTCCGCCACAAGCCTAATCGGCACAGCCTACGTGCTTAAGCGTGAAGAGCCTTGGACCCCACTTCGAGACGCCAGAGAGTATTCCATGCTTTTAAACGCTGTAGGAAGAACGGGAAGGGCTGGTGTAGGAATTGCGATATGCTTAGGCGACCGCAACGCGGCTTTAGCGGAAGCGAATGTAGCCCTCGAGGAATATAGGCAGCTCATTTCAGAGCACCTAAAATTGTTAGAAACGAATAAGGAAAGGATAGAGGAGATGGACAGCATTTACGTGATACATGGCGGCCAGAACATTAATGAGAGCCTAGTGAGCACAATCTCATCAATACTGGCAACGAACCTGCCTAAAAGCGAGAAACCATTGATAGCTTATTCAATTGTTCCAGAGGAAAACATAGCGAAATTCTCGGCGAGAACAAATGAAAAAATGACGGAAAAGGGATTCAACATAGGGGAGATCATGAGAATATCGGCAGAGAAGTTTTCAGGAATCGGAGGAGGCCATAATATTGCCGCAGGGGCACAGGTTCCCATCGAGCATATTAAAAGCTTCATCGCATACGTTAATGATTTAGTAAGGGCTAGCTTGATGAGTCTGAGTGAAAGTGGAAGCCAAAATTAG
- a CDS encoding KEOPS complex subunit Pcc1, protein MKVEAKISLEYDDSRKAEAIFKAVSPDNLKTPKNISIKSSRRGNQVSVLITYEDENLMTFLSTIDDLLSCVSVAEKALATLKKADREKE, encoded by the coding sequence GTGAAAGTGGAAGCCAAAATTAGCCTTGAATATGATGATTCAAGAAAGGCTGAAGCTATTTTCAAAGCAGTCTCACCAGATAATCTCAAAACACCCAAAAACATCTCAATAAAATCCTCACGAAGAGGAAACCAAGTCTCAGTTTTAATAACCTACGAAGACGAGAACCTTATGACCTTTCTTTCAACGATAGATGACCTTTTAAGCTGCGTTTCAGTAGCCGAAAAGGCCTTAGCAACCTTGAAGAAGGCGGACAGAGAAAAAGAATAA
- the fni gene encoding type 2 isopentenyl-diphosphate Delta-isomerase — MEQRSRRRFGDKEIVERKEEHIDICLREDVEARRMSAGFDDVFLVHRAAPEINLSDIDLSTVFLAHKFSAPIFVEAITGGTENAAKINAAIAEAVEDLNIGMGVGSQRAALEKSELESTYRIAREKAPTAFLAANIGASQICMEGGARLAERAVEMIDADALVIHLNPLQESIQPEGEVNYSGILGKIDEISRALDVPVIVKETGAGISAEDARRLKGAGVSAIDVAGAGGTSWAAVEYYRAKKRQNHLREELGISLWDWGIPTVVSLVEVSQSVDLPLIASGGIRSGLDAAKSLAIGASLAGFALPILEAASKGSENVKRKIALVIHELRTVMFLSGASDLEKLRSVPIVITGRTAEWLRARGFQIETYARRGGLRE, encoded by the coding sequence TTGGAACAAAGATCACGACGTAGGTTTGGGGATAAGGAAATCGTGGAACGAAAGGAGGAGCATATAGATATCTGCTTAAGAGAGGATGTCGAGGCAAGAAGGATGAGTGCAGGCTTCGATGACGTCTTTCTGGTTCACAGGGCCGCGCCTGAGATAAACCTGAGCGACATTGATTTGTCAACGGTTTTTCTCGCGCATAAATTTTCAGCACCCATTTTCGTAGAAGCTATAACCGGGGGAACAGAAAACGCTGCGAAAATAAACGCCGCCATCGCAGAGGCGGTTGAAGATCTAAATATTGGGATGGGGGTTGGGAGCCAAAGAGCCGCCCTAGAAAAGTCTGAACTTGAAAGTACGTATAGGATTGCAAGGGAAAAGGCGCCAACGGCTTTTCTCGCCGCAAATATTGGCGCCTCACAGATCTGCATGGAGGGTGGCGCAAGATTAGCGGAGAGGGCTGTGGAGATGATAGACGCTGATGCTCTCGTAATTCATCTCAATCCACTACAAGAATCGATACAACCTGAAGGCGAAGTAAACTACTCCGGAATACTTGGAAAAATAGATGAGATCTCTAGGGCATTAGATGTGCCGGTTATCGTGAAGGAGACTGGTGCCGGCATATCTGCGGAGGACGCGAGGAGGTTGAAGGGTGCTGGCGTCTCGGCTATAGATGTCGCTGGGGCTGGTGGAACAAGCTGGGCAGCTGTCGAATATTATAGGGCGAAGAAACGTCAGAACCATCTTAGAGAGGAGCTTGGGATAAGTTTGTGGGATTGGGGGATACCAACAGTTGTCAGTCTAGTCGAGGTCTCGCAGTCAGTAGATTTACCCCTCATAGCGTCAGGAGGTATTAGGTCGGGGCTGGACGCGGCTAAATCGTTAGCTATAGGCGCGTCGCTAGCAGGGTTCGCTCTTCCAATACTTGAAGCAGCCTCGAAGGGCAGCGAGAATGTGAAGAGAAAGATCGCCCTCGTCATTCACGAATTAAGAACAGTAATGTTTCTTAGCGGCGCATCAGACCTTGAAAAGCTGAGAAGCGTACCAATTGTGATAACTGGGAGGACAGCCGAATGGTTAAGAGCCAGAGGTTTCCAGATTGAAACATACGCTAGAAGAGGGGGATTAAGAGAATGA
- the kae1 gene encoding KEOPS complex N(6)-L-threonylcarbamoyladenine synthase Kae1, producing the protein MYKSLIRMQDRYCLGIESTADDFGVGIVSFDGEVLANVNDTYIPPAGGIHPREAARHHALVAGKVLAEALKRAGLRPEDLAVIAFSQGPGLGPCLRTGATAARALASYLNLPLVGVNHCVAHIEIGKLVCGVKDPITLYVSGGNTIVSAFAEKRYRVFGETLDIAVGNCFDTFAREAGLRRDGGKPLGRIVEEIASRGEKLIPLPYTVKGMDLSFSGLLTSAISLLQGGKYRIEDICFSFQETAFSMLTEVTERALAYTEKREVLLTGGVAANRRLQTMIEKMAEEHNASFHAVPKEYALDNGAMIAWTGILAFKHSLTIPIERSFVKLKWRLDEVEIPWVKNEDVA; encoded by the coding sequence TTGTATAAATCATTGATTCGAATGCAGGATCGTTATTGCCTTGGGATTGAGAGCACCGCCGACGACTTCGGAGTCGGCATAGTCTCATTCGACGGCGAAGTTTTGGCAAATGTTAATGACACGTATATTCCTCCAGCGGGCGGCATACATCCAAGGGAGGCTGCTAGGCATCATGCATTAGTTGCAGGTAAAGTTTTGGCTGAGGCTCTAAAAAGGGCTGGACTTAGGCCGGAAGATCTGGCCGTTATAGCTTTTTCGCAGGGGCCTGGGCTTGGTCCTTGCTTGAGGACTGGTGCAACAGCAGCCCGAGCATTGGCATCCTACTTGAACCTTCCTCTCGTTGGGGTGAACCATTGTGTCGCACATATAGAGATTGGGAAGCTTGTTTGCGGCGTGAAGGATCCCATTACTCTTTACGTGTCTGGCGGGAATACTATAGTTTCAGCATTCGCTGAGAAAAGGTATAGGGTCTTCGGTGAGACATTGGATATTGCTGTTGGAAACTGTTTCGACACATTCGCCAGGGAGGCGGGACTAAGGCGGGATGGGGGTAAGCCTCTTGGAAGAATCGTTGAGGAAATTGCTTCTAGAGGCGAGAAACTTATCCCTTTACCTTATACCGTGAAGGGGATGGACCTCTCATTCAGTGGCTTACTGACCTCTGCGATTTCTTTGCTTCAAGGCGGAAAATATAGAATTGAAGACATATGCTTCAGTTTTCAGGAGACTGCATTCTCCATGCTAACTGAGGTGACTGAAAGGGCTTTAGCCTACACCGAGAAACGGGAGGTACTTCTTACCGGCGGGGTTGCTGCGAACAGGAGGCTTCAAACCATGATTGAGAAGATGGCGGAGGAGCATAATGCCAGTTTCCATGCGGTGCCGAAGGAATACGCTTTAGATAATGGGGCAATGATAGCGTGGACAGGCATATTGGCATTCAAGCATTCTCTTACCATTCCAATCGAAAGAAGCTTCGTCAAGCTTAAGTGGCGGCTTGACGAGGTTGAAATACCGTGGGTGAAGAATGAAGATGTTGCTTAA
- a CDS encoding MarR family transcriptional regulator, giving the protein MTRQEDMEQKALQIIMNSGEKGILQSELWRQMNASSREGSRISIRLEKRGLIHRERTLSDGRWTYRLFSKRQPITIDSILSCPCLTCNESLRCGAGGKTSPNDCELLTQWILDSSAKETEASGGGDD; this is encoded by the coding sequence ATGACGAGACAAGAAGATATGGAGCAGAAGGCCCTACAGATAATCATGAATTCAGGTGAAAAAGGGATACTGCAATCTGAGCTTTGGAGACAGATGAACGCAAGTAGCAGGGAAGGGTCACGCATCTCAATTAGGCTTGAGAAAAGGGGGCTCATCCATCGCGAGCGTACTCTCTCGGATGGAAGATGGACCTACAGGTTGTTCTCGAAGAGGCAACCTATCACAATTGACTCAATCCTCTCATGCCCATGCCTAACATGCAATGAAAGCCTGAGATGCGGCGCAGGAGGAAAGACTAGCCCAAATGACTGCGAACTGTTAACTCAATGGATACTAGACTCTTCAGCGAAAGAAACTGAGGCATCGGGTGGAGGGGATGATTGA
- the mvk gene encoding mevalonate kinase: MKESASASAPGKVILFGEHFVVYGKPALATAIDMRVTVKARPRRDARIFVNSIDVKVSGYCDGDVIHICDGDSKAGRKLEPIFSVVRHFQNVTGKSGGVELEIKSEIPASSGLGSSAAVSVASASALDRLFNTGLSRDEILKISMEAEKIVHGNPSGIDPAASIYGGFILYQKGKGVERLDLDIDLPIIIGDTQMERSTGEMVNRVSQLRTRYPALIDKIVCLGEEIVTQALEALKNRNLEALGEIMNINHSLLNAIGVSNMRIERLVQAARDAGALGAKLTGAGGGGCIIALGTRDKISGIAEAIQNAGGRPYITKRSMDGVRFEE; this comes from the coding sequence TTGAAAGAATCTGCATCCGCTTCTGCGCCTGGAAAAGTCATACTGTTCGGTGAGCACTTTGTTGTGTATGGAAAGCCGGCTTTGGCGACAGCTATCGATATGCGTGTGACCGTCAAGGCTAGGCCTAGAAGGGATGCAAGAATATTCGTCAATTCAATAGATGTGAAGGTTTCGGGGTACTGTGATGGTGATGTGATTCATATTTGTGATGGTGATTCAAAGGCTGGGCGGAAACTTGAGCCCATCTTCTCAGTGGTAAGGCACTTCCAAAATGTGACTGGAAAATCCGGTGGGGTCGAATTAGAGATCAAATCGGAGATACCTGCCTCCTCTGGATTAGGCTCGTCTGCCGCGGTCTCTGTTGCCTCCGCATCCGCGTTGGACCGTTTATTCAATACTGGATTGTCGAGGGATGAAATCCTCAAGATATCCATGGAGGCCGAGAAAATCGTTCACGGAAACCCTTCAGGGATAGATCCCGCCGCATCCATTTACGGCGGGTTCATCTTGTATCAGAAGGGGAAAGGGGTCGAAAGGCTAGATTTAGACATTGACCTACCCATCATTATTGGGGATACTCAAATGGAAAGGTCGACTGGCGAAATGGTTAATCGTGTCTCTCAACTTAGAACTAGGTATCCCGCCCTTATAGACAAGATCGTATGCCTAGGTGAAGAGATTGTGACCCAAGCTCTCGAGGCCCTCAAGAATAGGAATCTTGAAGCCTTAGGCGAAATAATGAATATCAATCATTCCCTCCTAAATGCTATTGGCGTATCAAATATGCGGATCGAAAGGCTTGTTCAAGCCGCAAGAGACGCGGGGGCTCTGGGAGCTAAGCTGACAGGCGCAGGTGGCGGAGGATGCATAATTGCTCTTGGTACCCGCGACAAAATTTCCGGCATTGCTGAGGCTATACAGAATGCTGGTGGAAGGCCCTACATAACCAAGAGATCAATGGATGGAGTGAGATTTGAAGAGTAA